One region of Peromyscus eremicus chromosome 4, PerEre_H2_v1, whole genome shotgun sequence genomic DNA includes:
- the Eppin gene encoding eppin isoform X3: MKFSGFVSILVLFGLFANVRGPSLTDFLFPRRCPRFRERCEHKEMNLCTRDRDCQGKEKCCLFNCGKKCLDPQQDICSLPKDPGYCLAYFPRWWYNKENSTCQLFIYGGCQGNNNNFQSQRICQNVCKKRKSCPRVRIKCEVEERNECTRHRHCPDQKRCCLFSCGKKCLDLGEDVCSLPPDPGPCLAYFPRWWYNKETELCTEFIYGGCQGNPNNFQTEGICNVVCKMKRTYSWM; the protein is encoded by the exons ATGAAGTTTTCTGGATTTGTGAGCATCCTCGTGTTATTTGGCCTGTTTGCAAATGTCCGGGGACCTAGTCTAACTGACTTTCTGTTTCCCA GGAGATGCCCCCGATTCAGAGAACGCTgtgaacacaaagaaatgaatcTGTGTACCAGAGACAGAGATTGCCAGGGAAAAGAGAAGTGCTGCCTCTTCAACTGTGGGAAGAAATGTTTAGACCCCCAACAAG ATATATGTAGCCTGCCAAAAGACCCTGGCTACTGTTTGGCTTATTTCCCCCGTTGGTGGTATAATAAGGAAAACAGCACATGTCAACTCTTCATCTATGGTGGTTGTCAgggaaacaacaacaacttcCAATCCCAAAGAATATGCCAGAACGTCTGCAAAAAGAGAA AATCATGCCCAAGAGTCAGAATAAAGTGTGAagttgaagaaagaaatgagtgtACGAGGCACCGACACTGCCCAGACCAGAAGAGATGCTGCCTATTCAGCTGTGGAAAGAAATGCTTAGACCTCGGAGAAG ATGTATGCAGTCTGCCACCGGATCCGGGCCCCTGCTTGGCTTACTTTCCACGCTGGTGGTATAATAAAGAAACTGAGCTCTGTACCGAATTCATCTATGGTGGTTGCCAAGGGAACCCGAATAACTTCCAGACTGAAGGTATCTGTAATGTTGTCTGCAAAATGAAAC GTACATATTCCTGGATGTGA
- the Eppin gene encoding eppin isoform X2 has protein sequence MRLWGLLTFPFIFLWGIWEPELAEGFLMKSCPRVRIKCEVEERNECTRHRHCPDQKRCCLFSCGKKCLDLGEDVCSLPPDPGPCLAYFPRWWYNKETELCTEFIYGGCQGNPNNFQTEGICNVVCKMKRTYSWM, from the exons ATGAGACTCTGGGGACTTCTGACATTCCCTTTCATCTTCCTTTGGGGCATCTGGGAACCTGAGCTGGCAGAAGGGTTCTTAATGA AATCATGCCCAAGAGTCAGAATAAAGTGTGAagttgaagaaagaaatgagtgtACGAGGCACCGACACTGCCCAGACCAGAAGAGATGCTGCCTATTCAGCTGTGGAAAGAAATGCTTAGACCTCGGAGAAG ATGTATGCAGTCTGCCACCGGATCCGGGCCCCTGCTTGGCTTACTTTCCACGCTGGTGGTATAATAAAGAAACTGAGCTCTGTACCGAATTCATCTATGGTGGTTGCCAAGGGAACCCGAATAACTTCCAGACTGAAGGTATCTGTAATGTTGTCTGCAAAATGAAAC GTACATATTCCTGGATGTGA
- the Eppin gene encoding eppin isoform X1 produces MKFSGFVSILVLFGLFANVRGPSLTDFLFPRRCPRFRERCEHKEMNLCTRDRDCQGKEKCCLFNCGKKCLDPQQDICSLPKDPGYCLAYFPRWWYNKENSTCQLFIYGGCQGNNNNFQSQRICQNVCKKRRSST; encoded by the exons ATGAAGTTTTCTGGATTTGTGAGCATCCTCGTGTTATTTGGCCTGTTTGCAAATGTCCGGGGACCTAGTCTAACTGACTTTCTGTTTCCCA GGAGATGCCCCCGATTCAGAGAACGCTgtgaacacaaagaaatgaatcTGTGTACCAGAGACAGAGATTGCCAGGGAAAAGAGAAGTGCTGCCTCTTCAACTGTGGGAAGAAATGTTTAGACCCCCAACAAG ATATATGTAGCCTGCCAAAAGACCCTGGCTACTGTTTGGCTTATTTCCCCCGTTGGTGGTATAATAAGGAAAACAGCACATGTCAACTCTTCATCTATGGTGGTTGTCAgggaaacaacaacaacttcCAATCCCAAAGAATATGCCAGAACGTCTGCAAAAAGAGAA GATCTTCTACCTGA